From a region of the Paenibacillus lutimineralis genome:
- a CDS encoding TipAS antibiotic-recognition domain-containing protein has translation MPLKEIKQLLDCEIDRENTLIQQRILLEQKVERFKGLIKTINSSIKSAKEGVDVDMENMFKGFETEEEWKEALKDQNEHLKQEYGFDLSYQTVDVESMNDSAMEAQSFNEDMIRYLREGFPANDPEVFERVKEHLSILEKMGHPSTSQDFLNQTEFFIVDDFHRNMLEQWQLGYAYFLNKVAANYWVNGTNTK, from the coding sequence TTGCCACTCAAGGAAATTAAGCAATTGCTGGATTGTGAAATCGACAGGGAGAATACGTTGATTCAACAAAGAATTTTACTGGAGCAAAAGGTCGAACGGTTTAAAGGACTGATCAAGACGATCAATTCCTCCATCAAAAGCGCTAAAGAAGGGGTAGATGTAGATATGGAGAATATGTTTAAAGGGTTTGAAACCGAAGAAGAATGGAAGGAAGCCTTAAAGGACCAAAATGAGCATTTGAAACAAGAATATGGTTTTGACTTGTCGTATCAAACGGTTGATGTAGAATCAATGAATGACTCTGCGATGGAAGCACAGTCGTTTAATGAAGATATGATCCGCTACTTACGAGAAGGTTTCCCCGCTAATGATCCGGAAGTCTTCGAACGTGTAAAAGAGCATTTATCCATTTTAGAAAAAATGGGGCATCCCTCCACATCGCAAGATTTTCTAAATCAAACCGAGTTTTTCATCGTTGACGATTTTCATAGAAATATGCTTGAGCAATGGCAATTGGGTTACGCTTATTTTCTGAACAAGGTAGCCGCTAATTATTGGGTGAATGGAACCAATACAAAATAA
- a CDS encoding MerR family DNA-binding transcriptional regulator, producing MYTVHEVAKLAYTTVKTLHHYHKIGLLIPEQQRKPVIVYTEKKI from the coding sequence ATGTATACCGTTCATGAAGTTGCAAAGTTAGCTTATACAACAGTAAAGACATTACACCATTATCATAAAATAGGACTTCTGATTCCGGAGCAACAACGGAAGCCGGTTATCGTTTATACGGAAAAAAAAATTTAG
- a CDS encoding ABC transporter ATP-binding protein — protein sequence MNKAVNQVGTGPANGTGQVVLQVNGVTKQIGHKKIVDRLSFNIHQGEIVGLLGPNGAGKTTTIRMIVGLIGMSEGDVLIKGESVKRHFAKAIAHVGGIIENPEFYPYMTGYDNLKQYQRMAKGITEERIAEVVRLVGLQDAMKKRVKAYSLGMRQRLGIAQALLHNPSILILDEPTNGLDPAGIREMRDYLKKIAREEGIAILVSSHLLSEMELMCSRVVVIQEGKLVTVRTLGDSSAVKEEEQIQVMLRVNDAEQAKLRLVRMEELRVVGIDTDRNQVTIAVHDRDIPNVIDVLRNEGVSLYRIEEMKESLEDEFLKWTGGSQSA from the coding sequence ATGAATAAAGCGGTAAACCAGGTTGGAACAGGGCCTGCGAACGGAACAGGTCAGGTTGTCCTTCAAGTGAATGGAGTAACCAAGCAGATTGGACATAAGAAAATAGTCGATCGGCTGTCATTTAATATACATCAGGGTGAGATCGTTGGATTGCTTGGACCGAATGGAGCGGGTAAGACAACCACGATCCGTATGATAGTCGGATTAATCGGTATGAGCGAAGGTGATGTGCTGATTAAGGGGGAGAGCGTGAAGCGACATTTCGCCAAGGCGATTGCCCATGTTGGCGGTATTATTGAGAACCCGGAATTTTATCCATATATGACAGGCTACGATAATCTGAAGCAATATCAGCGTATGGCCAAAGGCATTACGGAGGAGAGAATCGCCGAAGTTGTGAGACTAGTCGGGCTTCAGGATGCAATGAAGAAGAGAGTGAAGGCTTATTCGCTTGGAATGCGTCAGCGTCTCGGCATAGCTCAAGCTCTTCTGCATAATCCATCTATTCTGATTCTGGATGAGCCGACGAACGGTCTGGACCCTGCGGGAATTAGAGAAATGCGCGACTACCTCAAAAAAATTGCCCGTGAGGAAGGCATCGCCATACTCGTCTCCAGCCATCTGTTATCGGAGATGGAATTGATGTGCAGCCGGGTTGTCGTCATTCAGGAAGGCAAGCTGGTTACTGTTAGAACGCTAGGCGATTCGTCCGCTGTAAAGGAAGAGGAACAAATTCAAGTCATGCTGCGTGTCAATGATGCAGAGCAGGCGAAGTTAAGACTCGTACGCATGGAGGAACTACGTGTGGTCGGGATCGATACGGATCGGAATCAAGTTACGATTGCTGTACACGACAGAGATATCCCGAACGTAATCGATGTCTTGCGGAACGAAGGGGTTTCACTGTATCGGATTGAGGAAATGAAGGAATCGCTGGAAGATGAGTTCTTGAAATGGACAGGAGGAAGTCAAAGTGCATAA
- a CDS encoding ABC transporter permease has protein sequence MHKLVFNEWLKLFKKRSFFIAYLVIAVFVIGAAYFMAKLLGDEAFNARDFVLMAMSPNGFGTLLLFLVVVGTAGVVSKEYGQGTIKLLLIRAQSRGKILLSKYISIVLYILSLMLTMFVISFITGTIAFGAGAPSVSWNDIAQTALYTLVYTVIYATITFMLGVLTRSTGITVGLTMFLMMLEGLIVGLLAKYSFTKYLIFANTDLSKYVDGGSPLPGMTMSFSVIVIAVYMALFLMVSFVTFKKRDVA, from the coding sequence GTGCATAAATTGGTCTTTAATGAATGGTTGAAATTGTTCAAGAAAAGAAGCTTCTTCATTGCTTACTTGGTTATTGCAGTTTTTGTCATCGGCGCCGCCTATTTTATGGCCAAATTGTTGGGAGACGAGGCTTTCAATGCACGGGATTTCGTCTTAATGGCTATGTCGCCTAACGGATTTGGTACCCTGCTCCTCTTCCTGGTCGTTGTGGGAACGGCGGGGGTTGTCTCCAAAGAGTATGGTCAGGGAACGATTAAGCTGTTACTGATCCGTGCCCAGAGCCGAGGCAAGATTTTACTCTCTAAATATATTAGCATCGTCTTGTATATTTTGTCGCTGATGCTCACGATGTTCGTTATCTCCTTCATCACAGGTACGATTGCCTTCGGGGCAGGGGCTCCGAGCGTAAGCTGGAATGATATCGCTCAGACGGCGCTCTACACCTTGGTCTACACCGTCATTTATGCAACAATTACGTTTATGTTAGGCGTACTCACCCGATCTACTGGAATAACGGTCGGGCTCACCATGTTCTTGATGATGCTTGAGGGTCTGATTGTCGGCCTACTTGCGAAATATTCCTTTACGAAGTATTTGATCTTTGCGAATACCGATTTGTCCAAATATGTGGACGGCGGTTCACCGCTGCCGGGGATGACGATGAGCTTCTCCGTAATCGTTATTGCGGTATATATGGCATTGTTTCTTATGGTAAGTTTTGTTACCTTTAAAAAACGAGATGTTGCATAG
- a CDS encoding GntR family transcriptional regulator produces the protein MSIEFDNNLPIYLQIMNFIKKEIVTGKLKAGDKIPSVRELAAELQINPNTVQRTFQELEREEVVETRRGLGRYVTSEEAKIMTIKKEMAGDLLDNFINGMQELGFSNKDIATIVAEAVEIKSE, from the coding sequence GTGAGTATAGAATTTGATAACAATCTACCGATCTATTTGCAGATCATGAATTTTATCAAGAAAGAGATTGTCACTGGAAAGTTGAAGGCCGGGGATAAGATCCCATCGGTTCGTGAGCTTGCGGCCGAGCTGCAAATCAATCCGAATACGGTACAACGAACATTTCAGGAACTGGAGCGTGAGGAAGTCGTGGAGACAAGACGCGGGCTAGGAAGATATGTGACGAGCGAGGAAGCGAAGATTATGACGATCAAGAAGGAAATGGCCGGGGACCTGCTGGATAATTTCATTAACGGAATGCAGGAACTGGGCTTCTCGAATAAGGATATTGCAACTATTGTTGCGGAAGCAGTTGAAATAAAGAGTGAATAG
- a CDS encoding ABC transporter ATP-binding protein gives MDNLLQFQGVSKSYGSRKALNDVSFSIGPGKIIGLLGTNGSGKSTLMKITAGLLPVYSGSVTVAGQPLDLNTKSIVSFMPDRPLTESWMKVRDAITFYSDFYSDFDMAKALQMLDFMNLNPQDRISSLSKGMNERLQLTLALSRNAKLYLLDEPIGGVDPVARTKILDAIVEFYSEDSSLIISTHLVKDIERIFDEVIFIKNGDLVLHEEVEELRLKHGKSVDDMFKEVFAE, from the coding sequence ATGGATAATCTGTTACAATTCCAGGGCGTATCTAAATCTTACGGATCAAGAAAAGCTTTGAACGATGTATCCTTCAGTATCGGTCCCGGTAAAATTATCGGCTTGCTGGGTACGAACGGAAGTGGTAAAAGTACACTGATGAAGATAACGGCTGGACTACTGCCGGTATACTCCGGAAGCGTAACGGTAGCCGGCCAGCCGCTTGATCTGAATACGAAATCAATCGTCTCATTCATGCCGGATCGTCCTTTGACGGAATCCTGGATGAAGGTCAGGGATGCGATTACGTTCTATAGTGATTTCTATTCAGACTTCGATATGGCAAAAGCACTGCAAATGCTCGATTTCATGAATTTAAATCCGCAGGACCGGATCAGTTCTTTATCCAAAGGGATGAATGAACGACTGCAATTAACATTGGCCCTGTCCAGAAATGCCAAGCTTTATTTGCTGGATGAACCGATTGGCGGAGTGGACCCGGTAGCCAGAACGAAAATTCTTGATGCAATTGTCGAGTTCTATAGCGAAGACAGCAGCTTGATCATATCGACGCATCTGGTGAAGGACATTGAACGGATCTTTGATGAAGTGATCTTCATCAAGAATGGGGATCTTGTACTACATGAGGAAGTGGAGGAGCTGCGACTCAAGCATGGCAAGAGCGTGGACGATATGTTCAAGGAGGTGTTCGCCGAATGA
- a CDS encoding zinc ribbon domain-containing protein YjdM — MPFPNCPKCNSEYTYEDRDLLVCPECSHEWSAESSSVENEDARVVTDAHGNVLSDGDSITVIKDLKVKGSSSVIKIGTKVKNIRLIEGDHDIDCKIDGFGAMKLKSEFVKKI; from the coding sequence ATGCCTTTCCCAAATTGCCCGAAATGTAATTCTGAGTACACGTATGAGGATAGAGACTTGCTTGTCTGCCCGGAATGTAGCCACGAGTGGTCTGCTGAATCATCCAGTGTTGAGAATGAAGATGCGAGAGTCGTGACGGATGCCCACGGCAATGTTCTAAGCGATGGCGATTCTATTACTGTAATCAAGGATTTGAAAGTAAAAGGAAGCTCATCGGTCATCAAAATCGGTACAAAGGTGAAAAATATCCGTCTGATCGAGGGCGATCATGATATCGACTGCAAAATTGACGGCTTCGGCGCGATGAAATTGAAGTCGGAATTTGTTAAGAAGATCTAG
- a CDS encoding DUF1129 family protein produces MNTQEKAARVEQLSQQMNQENAAYFQEMSKYIRKEEEISDAKKEELLLYLAQKISKHERKGANADQLFGASATAYCAQLIDDVKMRRPRTLREKIKYYIMIPWVTITWVFFIFMITGFFGKWFGGELANTTINSGILVLIAGLAIVFIESITRFLGPGQEDDGAKKAAPSSDPMQPRKFFDMRAFGIYIIIALAVVAVGLLLNQIMPSFVVTPWQSLIIFIIGLLGQIFIFARRSK; encoded by the coding sequence TTGAACACTCAAGAGAAAGCTGCTAGAGTTGAACAACTCAGCCAGCAAATGAACCAAGAGAATGCAGCTTATTTTCAGGAAATGAGCAAGTATATCCGCAAAGAGGAAGAGATCAGCGATGCCAAGAAAGAAGAGCTACTGCTCTACCTGGCGCAGAAGATCAGCAAGCACGAACGTAAAGGTGCTAATGCCGACCAATTATTCGGAGCAAGCGCCACTGCTTACTGCGCACAGCTCATCGACGATGTCAAAATGCGCAGGCCTCGGACTTTAAGAGAGAAGATCAAATATTACATTATGATCCCATGGGTTACGATCACCTGGGTATTCTTCATCTTTATGATTACCGGCTTCTTCGGCAAATGGTTCGGAGGTGAACTAGCCAATACAACCATTAACAGCGGAATCCTGGTGTTAATCGCCGGACTGGCCATCGTATTTATCGAATCGATTACCCGGTTTCTCGGGCCAGGGCAAGAGGATGATGGCGCCAAGAAAGCCGCACCATCTTCAGACCCGATGCAGCCGCGTAAATTTTTCGATATGAGAGCCTTCGGCATTTATATTATTATCGCCCTGGCCGTCGTTGCTGTAGGCCTGCTGCTCAACCAGATTATGCCATCCTTCGTTGTTACCCCTTGGCAGAGCTTGATCATCTTTATCATCGGTCTGCTTGGTCAAATCTTCATCTTCGCACGACGCAGCAAATAA
- a CDS encoding ABC transporter ATP-binding protein, with protein MDAISVSGLSKYYGKKIGVENVGFTVSKGEKFGFIGPNGAGKSTTIRMLMQLLHPSGGEISLLGKILGKENPDIRGRIGYLPSEVQYDSDMNGHQVLKFAARAYGMNLQDTMGLEMAERLQLDLSRKVRDYSLGNRKKLGIVQCLQHRPELAVLDEPTSGLDPLIQHEFFNLLSELNKEGMTVFFSTHVLSEVERFCDRVAFIREGKLLRVSRVDEIAERLLRKFTVIFRDQGNLIDKLALYQLDPNAEYQHGEHTFQVSGPIEPVLRMLADAGVNDLRVERPSLEEIFMKDYSEHTEGEQ; from the coding sequence ATGGACGCGATTTCGGTATCTGGTCTATCGAAGTACTACGGCAAGAAGATCGGTGTAGAAAATGTCGGCTTTACCGTGTCAAAGGGGGAGAAGTTCGGGTTTATCGGTCCCAATGGTGCTGGTAAGTCTACGACAATTCGTATGCTGATGCAGCTTTTGCATCCTTCCGGTGGAGAAATCTCTCTCTTGGGCAAGATACTTGGCAAAGAGAACCCGGATATACGCGGCAGAATCGGTTACCTGCCTTCTGAGGTACAGTATGACAGTGATATGAACGGTCATCAGGTGCTAAAATTTGCTGCCCGGGCTTACGGCATGAATCTCCAGGATACAATGGGGCTGGAGATGGCGGAACGACTGCAGCTCGATCTGAGCCGTAAGGTTCGCGATTATTCCCTTGGGAACCGTAAGAAGCTGGGTATTGTGCAATGTCTTCAACATCGGCCGGAGCTGGCCGTACTCGATGAGCCAACATCGGGTCTGGATCCGCTCATTCAACATGAATTCTTCAACCTCTTGAGCGAATTGAATAAAGAAGGTATGACCGTATTCTTCTCTACGCATGTTCTGTCTGAGGTAGAGAGGTTCTGTGATCGGGTAGCTTTTATTCGGGAAGGTAAGCTGCTTAGAGTATCCCGGGTGGATGAGATTGCAGAGCGACTGCTGCGCAAATTTACAGTAATATTCCGGGACCAGGGGAACCTCATTGATAAGCTGGCATTGTACCAATTGGATCCGAATGCCGAATATCAGCACGGTGAGCATACCTTCCAGGTATCAGGCCCAATCGAGCCTGTACTGAGGATGTTGGCCGATGCCGGAGTGAATGATCTGCGTGTAGAGCGGCCATCTCTGGAAGAGATATTTATGAAGGATTATTCGGAGCATACGGAGGGAGAGCAATGA
- a CDS encoding ABC transporter permease subunit: MRGMIGNLVRNEWWVNRRNFVIALFIIVGFQVLFTGVSDIYLQNDDIVKLMETIPSAMLEAFGMHPEQMTSFEGWMSSEPLLFYQMLFGGFAAVWGSQTIARERGNKTQDFLFTLPYTRTQIFLSRVLAHLVQMFVVFLIVMGSVYLFGSLFSTVGNPEAVLVMMLSGLLVALAFAGIGYLFTTLVRTERAAMSISIGIVMVSFLLKMLSGLSESISWLSKWSLFNTFDSLRMASESYLSWTGVAVCLLVYFLGIVIAAFLLRRQDI; this comes from the coding sequence ATGAGAGGCATGATTGGAAATTTGGTCAGGAATGAATGGTGGGTAAATCGTCGCAATTTCGTGATCGCTCTTTTCATCATCGTCGGCTTTCAGGTGCTATTCACCGGTGTGTCGGATATTTATCTGCAAAATGATGATATCGTCAAATTAATGGAGACCATTCCGTCTGCCATGCTGGAAGCCTTCGGTATGCATCCGGAGCAGATGACCAGCTTTGAGGGCTGGATGAGCAGCGAGCCGCTTCTGTTCTATCAGATGCTGTTCGGCGGATTTGCTGCTGTGTGGGGGAGTCAGACGATCGCACGTGAGCGGGGAAATAAGACACAGGATTTCTTGTTCACGCTACCCTATACACGTACGCAAATCTTTCTGTCCCGAGTTCTGGCGCATTTGGTGCAGATGTTCGTCGTATTTCTCATTGTTATGGGCTCCGTCTATTTATTTGGCTCCCTATTTAGCACAGTCGGTAATCCAGAAGCAGTTCTTGTCATGATGCTGTCCGGCCTGCTGGTGGCCCTGGCCTTTGCTGGAATTGGATATCTGTTCACAACGTTGGTCCGCACAGAGCGGGCGGCCATGTCGATCAGTATCGGTATCGTGATGGTATCCTTCCTGCTGAAGATGCTATCTGGGTTAAGTGAATCCATCTCCTGGTTGTCGAAATGGAGTTTATTTAATACTTTTGATAGTCTCAGAATGGCAAGCGAATCGTACCTTTCCTGGACAGGGGTAGCTGTCTGCTTATTGGTTTATTTTCTTGGAATTGTGATTGCTGCATTTTTGCTCCGTCGGCAGGATATTTAG
- a CDS encoding TetR/AcrR family transcriptional regulator: protein MANGKKEQIIRTARRLFYEQGISTTSMDQIAEAVPVSKMTIYKYFGSKDGLIEQVVTAINEETHADFAQMMEQSNDAIELMHHLLRYQKMNDYSAEFINDLVNVYPEYTQQMIEYNEQKNMPLFEEMVFRGQQNGQIRKDISPHLLVLYLSSMKEFMAKPGRLEPFTNMNVLADQFISLLIHGISNTPFTTEPPKE, encoded by the coding sequence GTGGCTAACGGAAAAAAAGAGCAAATCATACGGACGGCGCGCAGGCTGTTTTATGAGCAGGGGATCTCCACTACGAGTATGGATCAAATTGCCGAGGCTGTACCTGTATCAAAAATGACCATTTACAAATATTTCGGCAGCAAGGATGGCTTGATCGAGCAGGTAGTTACGGCGATCAATGAAGAGACCCATGCGGATTTTGCGCAAATGATGGAGCAATCCAATGATGCGATTGAACTTATGCACCATCTGCTTCGTTATCAGAAAATGAATGACTATTCTGCCGAATTTATCAATGATCTGGTCAATGTATATCCGGAATATACACAGCAAATGATTGAATATAATGAGCAGAAGAACATGCCGCTGTTCGAGGAGATGGTGTTCCGTGGTCAGCAGAACGGGCAAATTCGTAAGGATATCTCACCGCATTTGCTGGTGCTGTACCTGTCTTCAATGAAGGAATTCATGGCAAAGCCCGGCCGGCTGGAGCCATTTACGAATATGAACGTACTGGCGGATCAATTCATATCGCTGCTGATTCATGGCATTTCTAATACTCCGTTTACGACAGAACCGCCAAAAGAATAG
- a CDS encoding alpha/beta hydrolase family protein, producing the protein MERQIIIQHGTEEIAASVHYPVLVKAEGRCKNRMPLVIICHGFVGSRIGVDRLFVKTARELAQAGSMVVRFDYIGCGESSGDYGRESVDSMIAQTRDVLDYSLGLGDIDPERVTLIGHSLGGMIALLTAARDRRVKNLVLWSAVGYPFNDIVKITSRKLYDEAITRGKVDYLGYGLTPQFFESLAAYQPFQEAKKFAGDVLVIHGTSDDAIPVDYAFLYQKVFWMRSEGRCDKEIIFQADHTYSSGGHQQQVIHKTRDWLGGLENAHREWQDWTI; encoded by the coding sequence ATGGAACGGCAAATCATCATACAGCATGGAACTGAGGAAATTGCGGCGAGTGTTCACTACCCGGTCTTGGTTAAAGCAGAAGGGCGATGCAAGAACCGTATGCCCTTGGTTATTATTTGCCATGGCTTCGTAGGCAGCCGGATTGGCGTTGACCGTTTGTTTGTGAAGACGGCACGGGAGCTGGCGCAAGCGGGATCTATGGTCGTCCGCTTCGATTATATCGGCTGTGGGGAGAGCAGTGGGGACTATGGCCGCGAGAGCGTAGATTCCATGATCGCGCAGACGAGAGACGTGCTTGATTATTCGCTGGGACTTGGCGACATTGATCCGGAACGGGTGACGTTGATTGGACATAGTCTGGGCGGGATGATTGCTTTGCTGACAGCTGCTCGTGATCGGCGCGTGAAGAATCTGGTGCTGTGGTCTGCCGTAGGCTACCCATTCAATGATATCGTCAAGATTACTAGCCGCAAGCTGTATGATGAAGCGATAACGCGAGGCAAAGTCGACTATTTGGGCTATGGTCTTACGCCGCAGTTCTTCGAATCGCTCGCCGCTTACCAGCCTTTCCAAGAGGCGAAAAAATTCGCTGGCGATGTACTCGTCATTCACGGTACCTCTGATGATGCGATACCAGTCGATTATGCCTTCTTGTACCAGAAGGTGTTCTGGATGCGATCTGAAGGGCGCTGCGATAAGGAGATTATATTCCAGGCGGATCATACGTATTCGAGTGGTGGGCATCAGCAGCAGGTGATTCATAAGACGAGAGATTGGCTCGGCGGGCTTGAGAACGCTCATCGTGAGTGGCAAGACTGGACAATCTAA
- a CDS encoding dioxygenase — protein sequence MTQPAMFLAHGSPTLAIEDNNYTQFLKQLIQQLPRRPRAVVVFSAHFDSPVQAVSNDDVHETMHDFYGFPEEMYGIDYPAPGDRELSKQIGDLFADNNLPYEMSSGRGLDHGVWVFLRTLFPKADVPVVELSVDSRRSPAEQYAIGKMLTQLRQENVLVIGSGGLVHNLRLLDSGASSPADWAVEFDEWIGQQLQDWNLRMLFDYERRAPHVRKAVPVYANEHFAPLLYAMGAADDERRAVKLFQDYQYGSISLNCWVFGGTVSK from the coding sequence ATGACTCAGCCTGCAATGTTTCTCGCGCACGGGTCCCCTACACTCGCGATTGAAGACAACAACTATACCCAATTTCTGAAGCAATTGATACAGCAATTGCCGCGTAGACCCAGGGCAGTCGTTGTGTTCTCAGCCCACTTCGATTCACCTGTTCAGGCTGTAAGCAATGATGATGTTCATGAGACGATGCATGATTTCTATGGATTCCCGGAGGAAATGTACGGCATAGATTACCCTGCTCCCGGAGACCGGGAACTCAGTAAGCAGATCGGAGACCTGTTCGCCGACAATAATCTCCCGTATGAGATGTCCTCGGGAAGAGGGCTGGACCATGGAGTCTGGGTGTTCCTTCGTACGCTGTTCCCTAAGGCAGATGTGCCTGTAGTGGAGCTGTCGGTGGATTCCAGACGTTCTCCTGCAGAGCAATATGCGATTGGCAAAATGTTGACCCAACTACGTCAGGAGAATGTGCTTGTCATTGGCAGCGGTGGTCTAGTGCATAATTTACGGCTGCTGGATTCCGGAGCCTCCTCGCCCGCTGATTGGGCGGTAGAATTTGATGAATGGATTGGCCAGCAGCTGCAGGACTGGAATCTGCGGATGTTGTTCGATTATGAGCGGCGGGCTCCGCATGTGCGGAAGGCGGTTCCTGTCTACGCAAATGAGCATTTCGCCCCCTTGTTGTATGCGATGGGAGCTGCGGATGACGAGCGTAGAGCGGTGAAGCTGTTCCAGGATTACCAATATGGCAGTATAAGTCTGAACTGCTGGGTATTCGGTGGAACGGTATCGAAATGA
- a CDS encoding DUF3048 domain-containing protein — protein MKSYLSRISLSLLLAACLLLVPACGKGSNHALNETDQPIPNEDVQEPPVEELEQQALYKSPFTGMPLDEPTTQRPLAIMVNNAPQARPQSGLGGADIVYEVLAEGGVTRLVAIYQSGGDVAKIGPIRSIRPYLIELGESYHGITVHAGASNDAFAILQRQHKDDLDEITNAGPYFWRDKSRKAPHNLYSNLEKLLEGAEKRKYSIQDSEIPTYTFRDSNDPGEGDPATSVEIKFQLEKYRVSYVYDAESKLYKRYINGEPHKDLDTGEQLTCSNVVILGTDHKVLDDIGRLSINLEMGGEAILLQNGKVIRGTWIRKADDVIRIIKDNVEVPFYPGKTYFNIVPNKPDFESHIKLE, from the coding sequence ATGAAATCTTATCTATCCAGAATTAGTCTATCCCTGCTGTTAGCGGCATGCTTGCTGCTTGTTCCCGCATGTGGGAAAGGGAGCAACCATGCATTGAATGAAACGGATCAACCCATTCCAAACGAAGATGTTCAGGAACCACCGGTGGAAGAACTGGAACAACAAGCGCTATACAAATCTCCCTTTACGGGAATGCCGCTTGATGAACCGACTACGCAAAGACCACTCGCTATCATGGTGAACAATGCTCCCCAAGCAAGACCTCAGTCCGGACTAGGAGGAGCGGATATCGTGTATGAGGTTCTGGCGGAGGGAGGAGTTACCCGGCTGGTCGCAATATATCAAAGCGGCGGTGATGTGGCCAAGATCGGCCCGATCCGCAGCATACGTCCTTATTTGATTGAGCTCGGCGAGAGCTATCATGGCATAACGGTTCATGCTGGTGCCAGCAATGATGCCTTTGCTATTTTGCAACGTCAGCATAAGGATGATTTGGACGAGATTACAAATGCTGGCCCTTATTTCTGGCGGGATAAATCGCGGAAAGCACCACATAATTTATATTCCAATTTAGAGAAGCTACTCGAAGGCGCTGAGAAACGGAAATACTCGATCCAAGATAGTGAGATTCCGACCTACACTTTCCGCGATTCAAATGATCCGGGAGAAGGTGATCCAGCAACATCCGTAGAGATTAAGTTCCAGCTTGAAAAATATAGGGTATCTTACGTGTATGATGCGGAGAGCAAGTTGTACAAACGCTATATTAACGGTGAGCCGCATAAGGATCTGGACACCGGGGAACAGCTGACCTGCTCGAATGTGGTCATTCTTGGTACAGACCATAAGGTACTTGATGATATCGGCCGTCTCAGCATTAATCTGGAGATGGGCGGGGAGGCGATCCTGCTTCAGAATGGCAAAGTTATTCGTGGCACCTGGATTCGTAAAGCGGATGACGTGATCCGTATCATTAAGGATAATGTCGAGGTTCCATTTTATCCTGGCAAAACATATTTCAATATCGTCCCTAACAAGCCCGATTTCGAGAGTCATATTAAGCTTGAATAG
- a CDS encoding DUF47 domain-containing protein, translating to MRVKKKDIFFQTLENMADTIVQSADYFAQQVAEFKDVDQFAKKMKELESQCDNYTHTIIVELNKTFITPIERDDIMELTTTLDDVMDGLEATTSRFFMYHLHEPDEHITRFAEILRNSAYEIQKAIHLLSQKKLLAIREYTIRLNDLENQGDELLRICIKELFAKVTDPITLIKKKEIYERLETTTDACEHVANTLESIIMRNS from the coding sequence ATGCGAGTTAAGAAGAAGGATATCTTTTTCCAGACGTTGGAGAACATGGCGGATACGATTGTACAATCGGCCGATTATTTCGCCCAGCAGGTTGCGGAATTTAAAGACGTAGATCAATTCGCGAAGAAAATGAAGGAGCTCGAGTCGCAGTGCGATAATTACACGCACACGATTATCGTGGAACTGAACAAGACGTTCATTACTCCGATCGAGCGTGATGATATCATGGAACTTACGACAACGCTGGATGATGTAATGGATGGTCTGGAGGCTACGACTTCACGCTTCTTCATGTATCATTTACATGAGCCGGACGAGCATATTACACGCTTTGCCGAGATTTTGCGTAACTCTGCATATGAAATTCAAAAGGCAATTCATCTGCTCTCGCAGAAAAAATTGCTCGCTATACGAGAATACACAATTCGATTGAACGATCTGGAGAATCAGGGTGATGAACTGCTTCGGATTTGTATCAAAGAGTTGTTTGCTAAAGTAACAGACCCAATCACTCTGATTAAGAAGAAGGAAATTTACGAGCGACTCGAGACCACGACAGATGCGTGTGAGCATGTTGCCAATACGCTTGAATCCATAATTATGCGCAATTCATAA